The Solicola gregarius DNA window CCTTCGTACCGGCGGGCCAGACGGGGTACGCGAGGAAGATGTCGTCGAAGCCGGCCGCGGCGAACACTTCGGCCTCGCCAACGGTGCCCGCGGTGATCCCGGCGGCGCCGGCGGCGAGTTGCAGGCGGCCGATCTCGAGGCACTTGTGCGTCTTGACGTGCGGACGTAGGTGTTGATGGCGTTCGTCGGCAAGCGCCTGCATCCGTTCGATGTTGCGCTGCATCGTCTCCCGGACGACGATCGGCGACGGGGTGTCGAGTTCGTCACCGAGTAGCCCGTCGAGGGCCTGCTGCAGGCTGTGCATCGGAACTCCTTGGCTGAATAGCGAGGCCACGCGGGCTGCGTACGTGGGCGGTTATGCGCGGCCGCAGACCAGGCGGATCTCCGCCGGGCTGTTCCGCGGCAGTGCGGCAACGCCGATCGCCGAGCGCGCCTGGACTGCCAGCGGCCGCGCCACGTCGACATCGAGGTCGAGGCCGAGGACGCCATCGTCCATCAGCCCGCCGTCGCAGTACGGCAGCTGCCCGGAGACGTAGATGGCGGAGTCGGCCGTCCGGTAGGCGGCGTGCTTCGGGTCCGCGGACAAGGGTGGCAGCGAGTGGCCGAGCGCGATCAGCCGGTCATTCGCCGACTCGACGGCGTACGCCATGAAGGCCGCCTTCCCCTCGGTGATTAATCTCGCCGACAGTATGGTGCCGACAGGCGATTGTCAACAATGTGCCCACCGTATCGATCGGTGCCTCGCCGGAGGCTCAGCGCAGCGTGACCCCGGCGGCCGCGAACTCCTGCTCGACGCGCGGGAGGTTCGCATCGGCGACAGCCGCGGTCAGCGGGCGCAAGACCGTCACCGAGAAGCCCTCGCGGGCGCCGTCGAGCGCGGTCGCGCGGACGCAGTAGTCGGTGGCGATGCCGCAGACGTCGAACGTCGTGACGTCGCGATCTCGTAGCCAGGTGGCGAGATCGAGGCCGTCGGCGTCCTTGCCCTCGAAGCCGGAGTACGCCGCTTCGTACTCGCCTTTGCGGAAGATGTCGACGAACATCGACTCGTCGATCGGCTCGTGGAACTCCTCGCCCTGTGTGCCGACGACACAGTGCGGCGGCCAGGAGTCGACGAAGTCGGGATCGTCGCTGAAGTGGTCGCCGGGATCGATGTGGTGATCCTTGGTCGCGATCACGAGGTCGTACGCGCCGCTCTCGACCGTGTCGCGGATCGCCGTGGCGACCGCGCTGCCGCCGTCGACACCCATCGATCCGCCTTCACAGAAGTCGTTCTGGACGTCGACGACGATGAGCGTCCTGGTCATCGTCCCTCCCGGAGATAGGTGGTCTCGATTGCGGGTTCGCCGTGCGACAGCTGCCGGGCGTGTGGGGGGAGCTCCTCGACGCTCGTACGCCTTCGCTGTCGTGCCGATTCCAAGGATTCGTCGAAGACGCGTTCACCCGAACGTACGAGCGGGACGAGCAGCTCGCGACCGTCCCGCGGTGCTGCATGCTCACCGATGCCGATGACCTCCTGCGTCGCGACGCCGGCAGCGCCGATCCGCCGCCACGCGTACTTGCGGCCGCCGACCGACAGCTTGTCCTTGCTCTTCTTCGCGACACCGATCAGATCGCCGTCGGCTCCGCGTGCGACGAGCTTGTAG harbors:
- a CDS encoding RidA family protein yields the protein MAYAVESANDRLIALGHSLPPLSADPKHAAYRTADSAIYVSGQLPYCDGGLMDDGVLGLDLDVDVARPLAVQARSAIGVAALPRNSPAEIRLVCGRA
- a CDS encoding isochorismatase family protein, which codes for MTRTLIVVDVQNDFCEGGSMGVDGGSAVATAIRDTVESGAYDLVIATKDHHIDPGDHFSDDPDFVDSWPPHCVVGTQGEEFHEPIDESMFVDIFRKGEYEAAYSGFEGKDADGLDLATWLRDRDVTTFDVCGIATDYCVRATALDGAREGFSVTVLRPLTAAVADANLPRVEQEFAAAGVTLR